The Oreochromis niloticus isolate F11D_XX linkage group LG13, O_niloticus_UMD_NMBU, whole genome shotgun sequence genome has a window encoding:
- the LOC106097077 gene encoding uncharacterized protein LOC106097077 — translation MENCQVSDSHGKLSGIRLTWKIVRSQKIFLQVALLSCPIQIDFQIRHQRVTVGERKVIDLSGVLPRSRLLTTQDFSAMSSDDDERNTMIITLFNKGLKQKEISCVLNSYGHKISERHLRRVLKLLGLKRRCPQRPFTEIHKAVESEMKQWSPEQGIRAMVKRVRDVRGVRPCYRDDVANIMRDMDASGLQRRSPGKKKIPRRNYISRGPNDTWHIDGNDKLKFFGMWIHLGIDGFSRKVLWLKVGTSNRKQNFVARYFFEAVQEQGGCPQMIRGDRGKENLVVGQMQMAFHMRDLGNQAWRCFRMGTSVHNQRAECFNSILKRTWIKKWLTTFEAMMESGILELDNPVHINCLQYSHLPLLQRDLKTEQTVWNTHDIRKQRNAPGPFGKPDLLFTSPPPGYGNVLHIVDPDLLDYAKQLICEVEEPSLVANQEFRDMCQNILENSQFPCTPDGCLAAYLMLVQELTTAMNRNAVPTPSTFAEANDIYIFLKRQRIEGAPVNISNDQ, via the exons atggaaaattgtcaggtctcagactcacatggtaaattgtcaggtatcagactcacatggaaaattgtcaggtctcagaaaaTCTTCCTGCAGGTGGCGCTGTTGTCATGTCCCATCCAAATTGATTTCCAAATACGTCATCAACGTGTGACAGTGGGAGAGCGCAAGGTCATTGACCTCAGCGGAGTTTTACCGCGGTCCAGGCTCCTAACGACACAAG acTTTTCTGCAATGTCATCCGACGATGATGAAAGGA ATACGATGATAATAACATTGTTCAACAAAGGcttaaaacaaaaggaaatcaGCTGTGTACTCAATTCATATGGGCATAAAATAAG TGAGAGGCATCTGAGACGAGTTTTAAAACTTCTAGGGTTGAAGCGAAGATGCCCCCAACGACCTTTTACTGAAATCCACAAAGCAGTGGAG agtgAGATGAAACAGTGGTCTCCTGAACAAGGAATCAGGGCAATGGTAAAGCGGGTAAGGGATGTCAGAGGAGTGCGGCCTTGTTACAG AGACGATGTTGCTAATATAATGAGGGATATGGATGCAAGTGGTCTTCAGAGGAGATCTCCTGGAAAGAAGAAAATTCCCCGTCGGAATTACATCAGCCGTGGTCCAAATGACACCTGGCACATTGAtg GCAATGATAAACTGAAGTTCTTTGGAATGTGGATACATTTGGGGATTGATGG ATTTTCCAGGAAGGTTCTATGGCTAAAGGTGGGCACATCCAACCGCAAACAAAACTTTGTGGCCAGATACTTCTTTGAGGCTGTTCAAGAACAGGGTG GCTGTCCTCAAATGATTCGGGGGGACAGAGGAAAGGAGAACCTTGTTGTGGGTCAAATGCAGATGGCATTTCACATGCGAGATCTTGGGAATCAGGCATGGAGGTGCTTCAGAATGGGGACATCAGTGCACAACCAG AGAGCTGAATGTTTTAACAGTATTTTAAAGCGGACATGGATTAAGAAATGGCTGACAACATTTGAG GCCATGATGGAGTCTGGGATCCTTGAACTGGACAATCCTGTGCACAT CAACTGCTTGCAGTACTCACACTTGCCACTGCTTCAAAGAGACTTAAAAACGGAGCAAACAGTTTGGAACACCCATGACATCCGCAAGCAACGCAATGCACCAGGTCCATTTGGGAAACCCGACCTTCTGTTTACCTCACCACCTCCTG GATATGGCAATGTGCTGCACATAGTTGACCCAGACCTTTTAGACTACGCCAAGCAATTAATCTGTGAGGTGGAAGAGCCTTCACTGGTAGCAAACCAGGAATTCAGAGACATGTGCCAGAACATTTTAGAAAACAGCCAATTTCCCTGCACACCTGATGGTTGCCTTGCTGCATACCTCATGCTAGTCCAAGAGCTGACAACTGCCATGAACAGAAATGCAGTTCCTACACCTTCTACGTTTGCAGAGGCAAATGACATATACATCTTTCTGAAGAGACAGAGGATAGAAGGTGCACCAGTAAACATTTCCAATGACCAATAA